From one Lolium rigidum isolate FL_2022 chromosome 4, APGP_CSIRO_Lrig_0.1, whole genome shotgun sequence genomic stretch:
- the LOC124708261 gene encoding putative 12-oxophytodienoate reductase 5, whose protein sequence is MEPIPLLTPYKMGKLDLAHRIVLAPLTRQRSYGNVPQPHAALYYSQRSTPGGLLITEATGVSDTAQGYSDTPGIWTPEHVEAWKPIVDAVHAKGALIFCQIWHVGRVSTFEFQPGGAAPLSSTDRGIGPQTSFDGHIEHFSPPRRLAVEELPAIVDDFRKAARNAIDAGFDGVEIHGANGYLIEQFLKDSSNDRTDEYGGSLENRCRFALEIVDAVVKEVGGDRVGIRLSPFTDFMECHDSDPHSLALHMATKLNDHGVLYLHMIEPRMALVDGRRVVPKRLLPYREAFKGTFIANGGYDREEGGKVVTEGYTDLVAFGRLFLANPDLPKRFEVGAELNKYDRMTFYTSDPVVGYTDYPFLG, encoded by the exons ATGGAGCCCATCCCTCTCCTGACGCCGTACAAGATGGGCAAGCTCGACCTCGCCCACAG GATCGTGCTTGCGCCGCTGACGAGGCAGCGCTCCTACGGCAACGTCCCGCAGCCGCACGCCGCCCTCTACTACTCCCAGCGCTCCACTCCCGGCGGGCTGCTCATCACGGAGGCCACGGGCGTCTCCGACACGGCGCAGGGGTACTCCGACACGCCGGGGATCTGGACACCGGAGCATGTCGAGGCGTGGAAGCCCATCGTGGACGCTGTGCACGCCAAGGGAGCGCTGATCTTCTGCCAGATCTGGCACGTCGGGCGCGTGTCGACGTTCGAGTTCCAGCCCGGCGGCGCCGCGCCGCTGTCGAGCACGGACAGGGGGATCGGGCCGCAGACGAGCTTCGATGGACACATCGAGCACTTCTCGCCGCCGAGGAGGCTAGCGGTGGAGGAGCTTCCCGCTATCGTCGATGATTTCAGGAAGGCCGCCAGGAACGCCATCGACGCCG GCTTCGACGGCGTGGAGATCCATGGCGCGAATGGGTACCTCATCGAGCAGTTCCTCAAGGACAGCTCCAACGACCGCACCGACGAGTACGGCGGCAGCCTCGAGAACCGGTGCCGGTTCGCGCTTGAGATAGTGGACGCCGTCGTGAAGGAGGTTGGTGGGGACCGCGTGGGCATCCGCCTCTCCCCATTCACCGACTTCATGGAGTGCCATGACTCCGACCCTCACTCCCTCGCGCTACACATGGCCACCAAGCTCAACGACCACGGCGTCCTCTACCTCCACATGATCGAGCCGAGGATGGCCCTCGTGGACGGCCGACGGGTGGTGCCGAAGCGGCTGCTGCCGTACCGGGAGGCGTTCAAGGGGACCTTCATCGCCAACGGCGGGTACGACCGCGAGGAAGGGGGCAAGGTGGTGACCGAGGGGTACACCGACCTGGTGGCCTTCGGGCGGCTGTTCCTCGCCAACCCGGACCTGCCCAAGAGATTCGAGGTCGGCGCGGAGCTGAACAAGTACGATAGGATGACCTTCTACACCTCTGACCCCGTCGTCGGCTACACAGACTACCCCTTCCTCGGATGA